cccagtacgtcctgtgccagctccccgcacttgccgttCGAAGGTTGTCATCTGTCCAGGACACGTTGTGCAAGCTCtatgctccagacctccagtgcgcctccacagcccagtacgtcctgtgccggctctacgcaccaggcctcctgtgcatctccccgacccggtacgtcctgtgccggctccacgcacccgGCCACCAGTGCATCTCCCCAGCCTGGTAcgccctgtgccagctccacgcaccaggcctccagcgacggtctgcagtccagcGCTTCCAGCGATGGtctgcagtccggagcctccagcgatggtctgcagtccagagcctccagcgacggtctgcagtccggagcctccagagacggttcccagtccggattctccagcgacggttcccagtccggagcctccagcgacggttcccaatCCAGAGCCTCCTGCAAGGTTTCCTCGTCTGGATCCTCCTGCAAGGGtttccagtccggagcctcctgcgagggttcccCTCCCAGATCCTcttgcgagggttcccagtccagagccttcaGCGAGGGTTCCCTGTCCGGAGTCCCCGGagacgatctacggtccggagtccccggcgacgatacacggt
This genomic window from Oncorhynchus clarkii lewisi isolate Uvic-CL-2024 chromosome 32, UVic_Ocla_1.0, whole genome shotgun sequence contains:
- the LOC139391897 gene encoding sericin-2-like, with product MCAGSTPRVSSAPPQPSTSCASSPHLPFEGCHLSRTRCASSMLQTSSAPPQPSTSCAGSTHQASCASPRPGTSCAGSTHPATSASPQPGTPCASSTHQASSDGLQSSASSDGLQSGASSDGLQSRASSDGLQSGASRDGSQSGFSSDGSQSGASSDGSQSRASCKVSSSGSSCKGFQSGASCEGSPPRSSCEGSQSRAFSEGSLSGVPGDDLRSGVPGDDTRSGASGDDPRSGSSGDDLWAGASGDDSRSRTSGDDTRSGTSGDNPRSGSSGDDLWAGASGDDSRSGTSGDDPRT